A region of Microbacterium suwonense DNA encodes the following proteins:
- a CDS encoding MarR family winged helix-turn-helix transcriptional regulator — protein sequence MSTSGPHDDGTVSHAVFRVARLHKSLAARLLRETGLRPGQELVLMALWRDGPQRLVDLVRRLESDAPSMTRSIARLEKAGLVQRQTSATDRRAVIVEATPRACRCVSRSRMPGPSSSGSPSATSRRNDRRRSCGCWMSSKSGSLRHPRPPATDRDCGTPVAAHLPSIP from the coding sequence GTGAGCACATCAGGCCCGCACGATGACGGCACGGTGAGTCATGCGGTGTTCCGCGTGGCTCGACTGCACAAGTCCCTCGCCGCGAGGCTTCTGCGCGAGACCGGCCTGCGCCCCGGACAGGAGCTCGTGCTGATGGCGCTCTGGCGCGACGGCCCGCAGCGACTGGTCGACCTGGTGCGGCGGCTGGAGTCCGACGCGCCCTCGATGACACGCAGCATCGCGCGACTGGAGAAGGCGGGACTCGTCCAGCGACAGACCTCCGCCACCGACCGACGGGCCGTCATCGTCGAGGCAACCCCCAGAGCCTGCCGCTGCGTCAGCCGGTCGCGGATGCCTGGGCCGAGCTCGAGCGGCTCACCGTCGGCGACCTCCCGGCGGAACGACAGGCGGAGGTCGTGCGGATGCTGGATGAGCTCGAAGAGCGGCTCACTGCGGCATCCGAGGCCGCCCGCGACTGACCGCGACTGCGGTACGCCGGTCGCAGCGCACCTTCCGAGCATACCATGA